The following are encoded in a window of Gemmatimonadota bacterium genomic DNA:
- a CDS encoding ornithine cyclodeaminase family protein, whose protein sequence is MTDKHRIECLFLSQEDLLQAGCLDIRLAMSAAENAMLAYQKNDILFPEKVVQIFNEDTQERINCLPATLLPEKICGAKWVSVFPFNPEKYGQQNLSAVFILSEIEKGYPIAFMDGTLCSNMRVGAMGGIAARHFARPDSRSIAFIGAGEQAKMHLIAMKTVFPGLEECRVSAKHDHEEQQFIDEMAALFRDMRFSAAHTNAQRAIEGADILVTATSAQAPLLKAAWIKPGTFYSHIGGWEDEYDVAKQCDKIVCDDWETVKHRTQTLSRMYKDGQLSDEDIYANLVEVVSGEKGGRETPEERAYFNAVGLAYVDVAIAYAMYQRAREAGKGRMSNIQETMIFQHENLSDWIRL, encoded by the coding sequence ATGACGGATAAGCATCGCATCGAATGTCTCTTCCTCTCTCAAGAAGACCTTCTGCAAGCCGGATGCCTGGACATACGGTTGGCAATGAGCGCAGCGGAAAACGCCATGCTCGCCTACCAAAAAAACGACATCCTTTTTCCAGAAAAAGTAGTTCAGATTTTCAATGAGGACACCCAGGAACGCATTAACTGCCTGCCTGCGACCCTCTTGCCCGAAAAAATATGTGGGGCTAAGTGGGTATCCGTATTCCCGTTCAATCCCGAGAAATACGGCCAGCAGAATCTCTCTGCGGTCTTCATCCTATCCGAGATCGAGAAAGGCTACCCCATCGCCTTTATGGACGGCACCCTGTGCTCGAATATGCGCGTGGGTGCGATGGGTGGCATTGCCGCCAGGCATTTCGCAAGACCGGATTCCAGGAGCATTGCCTTCATTGGAGCAGGGGAGCAGGCCAAGATGCACTTGATCGCCATGAAGACGGTGTTTCCAGGCCTTGAGGAGTGCCGGGTTTCTGCCAAGCATGACCACGAAGAGCAGCAATTCATCGACGAAATGGCTGCCCTCTTTCGAGACATGCGTTTTTCCGCCGCCCATACAAATGCACAGCGGGCCATAGAGGGCGCCGACATTCTCGTCACAGCCACGAGCGCACAAGCCCCACTTCTCAAAGCGGCATGGATAAAGCCCGGCACTTTCTACAGCCATATCGGCGGCTGGGAGGACGAGTACGACGTGGCGAAACAATGCGATAAAATTGTGTGCGACGATTGGGAAACCGTGAAGCACAGAACGCAAACGCTCAGTCGCATGTATAAGGACGGACAACTCTCGGATGAGGACATTTACGCGAACCTCGTCGAAGTCGTCTCTGGTGAAAAAGGAGGAAGGGAGACCCCCGAAGAACGGGCCTACTTCAACGCAGTTGGCCTGGCCTATGTCGATGTGGCTATTGCATACGCGATGTACCAACGAGCCAGAGAAGCGGGAAAAGGACGGATGTCGAACATCCAGGAGACCATGATTTTCCAGCACGAGAACCTATCAGATTGGATCCGGCTGTAG
- a CDS encoding DUF3883 domain-containing protein — MTKRNFVKSLAESNRQFYGTPEGNGVLRALDLTFENRWIYLFELVQNALDAKANSISLRLAKDDQALIFQHDGQTPIKKKDVKGLSQVFRSTKGAASVGFMGIGFKSVFKRFGEARVSGWGWTFRYEVPQKQGEEYGDLQRDMLGAVIPQWDDTIEAPIDGFTTRFEMCQCLDSKMDLRSDLARFLPGEDRTLLAILASCGLTRLEVDKQVWELGVTGDSDECREAVALSEKENLLWQIFFVKYEPSRDAIARLLEHRKIQPKPEEREQVYSAAARSRRVLGVLPLDDNGVPAPPSRGRVYATLPTDVKLPFGLHIHADWLLTISRTGLLEIEENAWQSDIVDQIADVLANFLKWVPTLPTPKKIKAAFSALKPSSPDANGLEALLTKDRWLRRLQGLIEDSAVLPVWTEASGVLTFSKPGKTIIPPTALADAFTKKPDLRPAVLLKGPVLAGEILGSDTRKLLSYNEFLSEMSPQELERVWADGLEDWWNALGVNESERQDLLFHLWAAIYDLTVANEDWITTDLRCVRTDSGAWVSVNEVRFFNEALPTEKEPGGKDVRKFIRSSLPDADHCLPSAWIRALRQGTGEDTKLHLSKAWTWLNEYARLVSLQEIVEIAVNALATASAPDWSILVPLGHWARHRNRPDLITHVLVESDGIKKGVPVDEALLADPYVEHGQSRRLLFPALWSISADYIDKDPDSARSYQWRAFFEDAGAKGALEVRSIQSHRSRREWRQVEEFLGCSVYKSNRSGYKLFDFDIEPTLPDPSAPNGVRRAIYTWIEDGFRNLHNTGFRNVSYFYYSSYNPKGTHSSRWVRKLSQLAWVPCTDSQLRRSEDVLPTHDPARENAPVAVLSADLIDVLNDEGVKFGTAIPEARSLQKLLTLGSQLDSTELGSLIREIREEIETDEDREYFKRALVNLTLPSSEGKRVPLLRIVQQTGGQLRGTLGGWIFPLTRIDEALQIELSHPDFPYKFPETTTGKQALEYIQEVWQRAQSSPEGLANEVRDVLPTAYAHCLADCDEDIPLSEQWNVVLSEAMVFADREWIALNGTDDIYFDDLEDRRFLPSGVELRTVTGGHLGNSQSEQLRTSTALGLQTLSSCIEMDWQKGASIATNWSRKFRLICNLLRHVRGSEQMRRANEHQLDLHIDCVETLSLSVRVGDTDEENVPVNARLHDGCLTVTGRPVQFGADAAKELLRHFSFGQRGDLSADLTGMLGAIDLEADFQLAVQKFMRSFAQDFELPSEFSSQPSGEETQTQERVSGQGNGADDDRKNQTDPNYEHTTGNGGSFTRKRALARQRALAEELKNSLKGEVAPDDENYDANGSEDPTRSENELLGDEIYREVAAQYERESGRIPELGDPHQEGWDLRSVDPDTGLERLIEVKGKGCKWIDDEVVELSRAQIRKAFETSNGVAWYLYVVERLDNENYRVLPIPNPITTANKWMLSGQSWRMIAKEPRCITVANISKNSSQPSE; from the coding sequence ATGACAAAAAGAAACTTTGTTAAATCCCTAGCCGAATCGAATCGGCAGTTCTACGGCACGCCCGAAGGGAATGGAGTGCTCCGCGCACTCGACCTAACCTTCGAAAACCGCTGGATATACCTCTTTGAACTGGTCCAAAACGCGCTTGATGCCAAGGCCAACTCTATCTCACTGCGTCTTGCGAAAGATGATCAAGCCTTGATTTTCCAACACGATGGGCAGACCCCAATTAAAAAAAAGGATGTCAAGGGGCTGTCTCAGGTCTTTAGATCCACCAAAGGTGCTGCGTCCGTTGGTTTCATGGGCATCGGTTTCAAGAGCGTCTTCAAACGCTTTGGGGAAGCACGGGTATCGGGATGGGGTTGGACGTTCCGCTATGAGGTTCCCCAGAAGCAGGGCGAAGAGTACGGGGATTTGCAACGCGACATGCTCGGTGCCGTAATCCCGCAATGGGATGATACAATCGAAGCTCCCATTGATGGTTTTACCACGCGATTCGAGATGTGTCAGTGCTTGGACTCTAAGATGGATCTTCGATCAGATCTGGCTCGATTTCTTCCCGGCGAAGACCGCACGCTACTCGCAATCCTGGCTTCATGCGGACTGACTCGTCTAGAGGTGGATAAACAAGTATGGGAACTTGGGGTTACGGGAGATTCTGATGAATGTAGAGAAGCTGTCGCACTCTCAGAAAAGGAAAATCTGCTTTGGCAGATATTCTTCGTGAAATACGAGCCATCTCGAGATGCTATTGCTCGTCTGCTGGAACACCGAAAAATCCAGCCCAAACCAGAAGAACGCGAGCAGGTATATAGCGCGGCGGCTCGATCTCGCCGCGTGTTGGGCGTATTGCCGTTAGACGACAATGGTGTTCCCGCACCTCCGTCCAGAGGCCGAGTTTACGCCACTCTACCAACTGATGTTAAACTCCCGTTCGGTCTCCACATCCATGCGGACTGGCTGCTAACCATCTCGCGCACCGGGCTTCTGGAAATTGAGGAAAACGCTTGGCAAAGCGACATCGTGGACCAGATCGCGGACGTATTGGCGAACTTCCTCAAGTGGGTGCCAACGTTGCCGACACCAAAAAAAATTAAGGCGGCATTCTCCGCGCTCAAACCATCTTCTCCCGATGCAAACGGTCTCGAAGCATTGCTGACCAAAGATCGGTGGTTGCGCCGGTTGCAAGGACTGATTGAGGACTCTGCGGTGTTGCCTGTGTGGACAGAGGCTTCGGGCGTTTTGACTTTTTCAAAGCCGGGTAAGACTATCATTCCCCCCACAGCCTTAGCTGATGCGTTTACAAAGAAACCAGACTTGCGACCAGCAGTTCTCCTCAAAGGGCCAGTGCTCGCAGGTGAAATACTTGGCTCTGATACACGAAAATTGCTCAGCTATAATGAATTTTTGAGCGAAATGTCACCGCAAGAACTTGAACGGGTATGGGCGGACGGCCTGGAGGACTGGTGGAATGCACTTGGTGTCAATGAATCGGAACGTCAAGATTTGCTTTTTCATTTATGGGCGGCTATTTACGATTTAACAGTTGCTAATGAAGACTGGATAACGACAGACTTACGCTGTGTGAGAACAGATAGCGGTGCTTGGGTCTCCGTCAATGAGGTAAGGTTCTTCAACGAAGCCCTACCTACAGAGAAGGAACCCGGCGGCAAGGATGTGCGTAAGTTTATACGCTCAAGCCTTCCAGACGCAGACCACTGTTTACCATCTGCTTGGATCCGTGCGTTGCGACAGGGAACTGGCGAGGATACAAAATTGCATTTGTCAAAGGCTTGGACATGGCTTAATGAATACGCACGCCTCGTAAGTCTTCAAGAGATCGTTGAGATAGCCGTGAATGCCCTGGCGACAGCATCGGCACCAGACTGGTCGATACTCGTTCCACTCGGTCATTGGGCCAGGCACCGCAACCGTCCTGATCTGATCACCCATGTTCTGGTAGAATCGGATGGCATCAAAAAAGGCGTCCCCGTTGATGAGGCACTCTTAGCCGATCCTTATGTTGAGCACGGCCAAAGTCGCCGACTGTTGTTTCCAGCATTATGGTCTATTTCTGCTGACTATATAGACAAGGATCCTGATTCTGCAAGATCATACCAGTGGCGGGCTTTTTTTGAAGATGCCGGTGCCAAGGGTGCCCTTGAAGTGCGGTCAATTCAATCGCATCGATCCCGAAGGGAGTGGCGACAAGTGGAAGAATTTCTTGGGTGCAGTGTGTACAAGTCGAATAGGTCCGGTTACAAACTCTTCGATTTCGACATTGAGCCAACTCTTCCGGATCCGAGCGCACCTAATGGAGTAAGGAGAGCAATCTATACTTGGATTGAGGATGGCTTCCGTAACCTGCACAACACGGGCTTCAGAAATGTCTCCTACTTTTACTATTCCTCTTACAACCCAAAGGGAACACATAGCTCCCGCTGGGTACGTAAACTCTCCCAACTCGCATGGGTGCCCTGTACCGACAGTCAACTCAGACGCTCGGAGGATGTTCTCCCAACTCACGATCCAGCGCGAGAGAATGCACCAGTTGCAGTTCTATCTGCCGACCTTATTGATGTACTAAACGATGAAGGGGTGAAGTTCGGTACTGCCATTCCCGAAGCACGATCACTCCAAAAACTTTTGACACTAGGGAGCCAACTGGATTCTACTGAACTCGGTTCGCTTATCCGCGAGATCCGCGAAGAGATTGAAACAGATGAGGATAGGGAGTATTTCAAAAGGGCTTTGGTAAATTTGACGTTACCCTCCAGTGAGGGCAAACGAGTGCCACTTCTGCGAATCGTTCAGCAAACCGGGGGGCAACTGCGAGGCACACTCGGTGGCTGGATCTTTCCGTTGACGCGCATCGACGAAGCGTTACAAATAGAACTATCACACCCCGACTTCCCATACAAGTTCCCGGAGACGACGACAGGTAAACAGGCACTGGAATACATTCAAGAGGTCTGGCAGCGTGCCCAATCTTCGCCGGAAGGCTTGGCGAACGAAGTGCGCGATGTGCTACCAACGGCGTATGCGCATTGTCTCGCTGACTGCGATGAAGACATCCCGCTTTCCGAGCAGTGGAATGTTGTCCTATCCGAAGCAATGGTCTTCGCCGACCGGGAATGGATCGCATTGAACGGCACTGACGACATCTACTTCGACGACCTTGAAGACCGACGATTTCTTCCCAGTGGAGTTGAATTGCGAACTGTCACTGGCGGACATCTGGGCAATTCTCAAAGCGAGCAACTTCGTACCTCAACAGCCTTGGGACTGCAAACTCTGTCGTCGTGCATCGAGATGGATTGGCAAAAAGGGGCATCCATTGCAACTAATTGGTCTCGCAAGTTTCGTCTCATTTGCAACCTTCTTCGGCATGTGCGGGGAAGTGAGCAAATGAGACGCGCAAATGAGCACCAATTGGATCTACACATTGATTGCGTCGAGACGCTTAGCCTCTCGGTTCGTGTCGGTGATACTGACGAAGAAAACGTGCCCGTGAATGCGCGCTTGCACGACGGTTGTTTGACGGTCACAGGTAGGCCCGTTCAGTTTGGGGCGGATGCAGCCAAAGAACTGCTGCGCCACTTTTCCTTCGGTCAGCGCGGAGATCTCTCTGCAGACCTCACCGGCATGTTGGGAGCGATTGACCTTGAAGCGGATTTTCAGCTTGCAGTGCAGAAGTTTATGCGCTCCTTCGCCCAAGACTTTGAATTACCTTCTGAATTCTCAAGTCAGCCATCGGGTGAGGAAACCCAAACACAGGAGAGGGTGAGCGGTCAGGGCAATGGAGCCGATGATGACCGGAAAAATCAGACAGATCCCAACTACGAACATACTACAGGAAATGGCGGGTCCTTTACTCGAAAACGTGCTCTGGCACGACAACGAGCTTTGGCGGAGGAACTTAAAAATAGCCTAAAAGGCGAGGTCGCTCCAGACGACGAAAATTACGATGCAAACGGGTCAGAGGATCCTACGAGAAGTGAAAATGAATTACTTGGCGACGAGATATATCGCGAAGTTGCCGCTCAGTACGAGCGTGAGTCTGGTCGTATTCCAGAGTTGGGTGATCCACATCAAGAAGGCTGGGACCTACGTAGCGTTGATCCTGATACGGGATTGGAACGCCTGATCGAAGTCAAAGGCAAAGGCTGTAAGTGGATCGATGATGAAGTTGTCGAACTGAGCCGGGCACAGATACGCAAGGCTTTTGAAACATCGAACGGGGTCGCTTGGTACCTCTACGTCGTCGAACGTCTGGATAATGAAAACTACCGAGTGCTACCGATTCCAAACCCGATTACCACTGCGAACAAATGGATGCTCAGCGGTCAATCCTGGAGGATGATTGCCAAGGAACCACGCTGCATCACTGTGGCAAACATAAGTAAAAACAGCTCCCAGCCTTCTGAGTGA
- a CDS encoding ATP-binding protein, whose product MTRRRLPIGIQTFREMREENYYYVDKTPYIRRMIDEGKHYFLSRPRRFGKSLFLDTLKELFEGNEPLFDGLHIHDHWDWSVRHPVIRLSFGRGNFKEPGYLQTNLMAQLDAVERREGIKSDYTTAPERFAYLIEALHDRAGQPVAVLVDEYDKPILDALDVPEVARANRDFLRGLYATIKDSDAYIKFTFLTGVSKFSKVSLFSGLNNLTDITIDPHYSALCGYTEEDLDTVFAPELPGLDRDQIRKWYNGYSWRGEEKVYNPFDILLLFRNREFRAYWFETGTPTFLVNTLVDRGVSSIDLDDMLGSDELLSTFDVDDIATQALLFQTGYQTIHQTEPRGSLTYYRLGYPNQEVRQSLNRSLLNHLTGNPTQQAEHIARLYDLLLVNDFAGLENLFKAFFASIPYQWHTNNDIANYEGYYASVFYSYFASVGLDIVVEDSSSHGRLDMAVRFNGNVYLFEFKVVELASEGTAMAQLKQKRYADKYRGRGEPIHLIAVEFSRETRNLVGFETARA is encoded by the coding sequence ATGACCAGACGCAGACTACCCATCGGCATTCAGACCTTCCGTGAGATGCGAGAAGAGAACTACTACTACGTCGATAAGACACCCTATATTCGGCGGATGATAGACGAGGGCAAACACTACTTCCTGTCGCGCCCGCGTCGCTTTGGCAAGAGCCTGTTTCTGGACACGCTGAAGGAACTGTTCGAAGGCAATGAACCATTGTTCGATGGGCTTCACATCCACGACCACTGGGACTGGTCTGTTCGCCATCCGGTGATTCGTCTGAGTTTTGGTCGAGGCAACTTCAAAGAGCCGGGATATCTACAGACGAACTTGATGGCACAACTGGACGCAGTTGAACGTCGAGAGGGCATAAAGTCCGACTACACCACCGCGCCCGAGCGTTTCGCCTATCTGATAGAGGCGCTGCATGACCGTGCCGGGCAGCCAGTGGCCGTTCTGGTAGATGAATACGACAAGCCAATTCTGGACGCACTCGACGTACCAGAAGTCGCACGCGCCAACCGCGACTTCTTGCGCGGCCTGTACGCGACCATCAAGGACAGCGACGCGTATATCAAGTTCACTTTCCTCACGGGCGTCAGCAAATTCTCCAAAGTCAGCCTCTTTTCGGGCCTCAACAACCTTACTGACATCACCATCGACCCGCATTACTCCGCCTTATGCGGCTACACCGAAGAGGACCTCGACACGGTATTCGCGCCAGAACTGCCCGGCCTGGACCGAGACCAAATCCGCAAGTGGTATAACGGCTATTCCTGGCGAGGGGAGGAGAAAGTGTACAACCCCTTCGACATCCTCCTCTTGTTCCGCAACCGCGAGTTTCGCGCCTACTGGTTCGAGACCGGCACACCGACGTTTCTGGTCAACACGTTAGTAGATCGCGGAGTGAGTTCTATAGACCTGGACGATATGCTGGGCAGCGACGAATTATTATCTACATTTGACGTTGACGATATCGCCACTCAAGCACTGCTATTTCAGACTGGCTATCAGACCATACACCAGACCGAACCGCGCGGTAGCCTGACCTACTACCGTCTGGGCTATCCAAACCAGGAAGTGCGCCAGAGCTTGAACAGAAGCCTGCTGAACCACTTGACCGGGAACCCGACGCAGCAGGCAGAGCACATTGCCCGCCTATACGACCTGTTGCTGGTCAATGACTTCGCTGGCCTGGAAAATCTGTTCAAGGCATTCTTCGCCAGCATTCCCTACCAGTGGCACACAAACAACGACATAGCGAATTACGAAGGCTATTACGCCAGCGTGTTCTACTCCTACTTCGCATCGGTGGGATTGGACATCGTTGTGGAGGACAGCAGCAGCCATGGTCGTCTGGACATGGCAGTTCGCTTCAACGGCAATGTGTATCTGTTCGAGTTCAAAGTAGTCGAATTAGCATCCGAAGGCACCGCAATGGCGCAACTGAAACAGAAACGCTACGCCGACAAATACCGTGGCCGCGGTGAGCCGATACATCTCATCGCCGTAGAGTTCAGCCGGGAAACCCGCAACCTGGTGGGATTCGAGACAGCCCGCGCCTGA
- a CDS encoding putative toxin-antitoxin system toxin component, PIN family: MQPIVVYDTNILLSSIGWGGNPYRCLELARQSKIEGLTCPEILNELAEKLTTKLNFSPSQTTDTVADLLGFLRLVRITNTLKVITADSDDDKVIECAVVGSATHIITGDRRHLLPLGSYKTIHIVTATDFLTQFP; encoded by the coding sequence ATGCAACCCATAGTCGTTTATGATACAAACATTCTGTTGTCCAGTATCGGCTGGGGAGGCAACCCATATCGCTGTCTTGAACTGGCACGACAGAGCAAAATTGAAGGCTTAACCTGTCCAGAAATACTGAATGAATTGGCAGAGAAACTCACCACCAAACTCAATTTTTCGCCATCCCAAACCACAGATACAGTTGCAGATCTCCTGGGTTTTCTACGGCTGGTCAGGATTACCAACACACTCAAAGTCATTACCGCTGATTCAGACGACGACAAAGTGATCGAATGTGCCGTTGTGGGATCGGCAACCCACATCATTACCGGAGATCGCCGTCATCTTTTACCACTTGGAAGCTATAAAACTATCCATATCGTAACAGCCACAGACTTTCTCACACAGTTTCCGTAG